TTTCTGGCCTTTTGAAGGTTTTGTGGAAATCCTTTTCTTAGGAATAAACAGAGCTTTATCTACAAGCTCAAGAATTTTTTCAACCGCCTTATTTTTATTGGCCAGCTGTGTCCTGGTTTCGGAAACATTTAAAAAGAGAAAACCTTCAGCATTGATCCTGTTTTTTAATTTATTCCGGATCAGATCTTTCTGTTCTTCACGAAAGAGCTCAGACTCAGCAATATTCCAGAGCACAGTCACCAAAGTTTCAACCTTGTTCACATTCTGCCCTCCTGCCCCGCTGCTGCGGGAAGTTTTAAAGCTGAGCTCTTTTGAAAAATCTTTCATTAGGGTTTAAGAGTAATAAATTACGGGTAAAGATAAATACTTATATCATTTTTTTCAATTCAATCCTGCTTATTTTTCCATTCGGCGTCCTTGGAATTTTCTCAATAAAAATAATGTCTTTAGGCCTGTGAAAGTTTTTCTCAAACTGTATTTCTGAAATCTTTTTAATGATGTCCTGAGATTCCGTACCTTCAACAATAAGTATAATCTTTTGTCCCAATGTATCATCTTCCTGCCCCAAGAATACGGCTTCATTCGGAATCTTTTTCTTAACCAGGGCTTCAAGCTGCTCAGGAAAAATTTTTGCCCCGCCGGAATTGATGACATGATCAATCCTCCCTAAAAACCTGAACTGTTTTTCATTGATTACTTCAACTAAATCATTAGTATGCAAAACCTCATCATTCAGATTGGGCGCATAAATTTTCAGGCATCCTCTTTCATCCTCCGAAATTTCAACAGAATCAAACACCGTAAAATAATCTTCCGCCTGAGGAAAAATCTGTTTGAGGCCGATATGGGAAAGGGTTTCGGACATTCCGTAGGTTTCAAAAATACGGTTATCCTGCGGCAGGCCTTTTTCAGCAATCATCTTTTTTAAAGATTCGGATACGGCTGCCCCGCCGATGATTAGGTTCTCAATCAGGTATAATCT
The sequence above is a segment of the Chryseobacterium sp. JJR-5R genome. Coding sequences within it:
- the arfB gene encoding alternative ribosome rescue aminoacyl-tRNA hydrolase ArfB, whose translation is MKDFSKELSFKTSRSSGAGGQNVNKVETLVTVLWNIAESELFREEQKDLIRNKLKNRINAEGFLFLNVSETRTQLANKNKAVEKILELVDKALFIPKKRISTKPSKGQKQKRLDTKKKISEKKENRKFKY
- a CDS encoding AMP-binding protein, which translates into the protein MQLNFNNLEINNLCPQTEFEKKVFFFLKEWWSDSETVKVQTSGSTGIPKIFDIEKRKMISSAEMTCDFLGLKEENTALICLPVEYISGKMMVVRSVARKLKLIIAEPSVSPLKQLTEKIDFCAMTPLQVENSLDRLYLIENLIIGGAAVSESLKKMIAEKGLPQDNRIFETYGMSETLSHIGLKQIFPQAEDYFTVFDSVEISEDERGCLKIYAPNLNDEVLHTNDLVEVINEKQFRFLGRIDHVINSGGAKIFPEQLEALVKKKIPNEAVFLGQEDDTLGQKIILIVEGTESQDIIKKISEIQFEKNFHRPKDIIFIEKIPRTPNGKISRIELKKMI